The sequence below is a genomic window from Daphnia pulicaria isolate SC F1-1A chromosome 6, SC_F0-13Bv2, whole genome shotgun sequence.
TGTAGGTTTCCGAATCAAAGTATATCGATTGCATGATAACAAATCAACACATGCTGCTAGCAAAAGTGCAAAGCCtaattcaataacaaatattaCCGCTATATATTATAGGCCTATCGTTAAAAAACGACCAATAGATATATAGTCaactcccccccccacccccattTTCGTGTAAACTTCGAACTTGAGATACAGGCCATAAAGCATCCCTGTTCCCCCAATGGTTCAGGGGAAAAATTGTGTCAAATTTTTGCGTCATTTTTACGCAGTTCCCAAATGGTAATCAcaaaatatgtaaaaaaaatttttattgatacCATGAGTTATAACTTGGTACATTTCTTGAAATGGAGTTTCTCAAATTCGAACCTCAACGCTGTTCTCTACTCGGTAAGAAATATAGGCTTAGTTTAGCTTCTACATGAAAATCAATACGCCCTTcagtctctcctctctctcttcccctTGCACTTCCAATTATTTATCTCTCCTGTTGACTGTGGCTTTCAACTGCCtattttttctacattttctttttttttttttcctttgctaTGTTAGATTTTCTTTAGggattattttaattctttcagGAATTTGTAAGCATTTCAATTTTACTTGTGTCTTTAAtcccatataaatacgtattTGTGAAGTtttgcattgaaaaaaaaaacgaaaacaagtAAATATTGATTACATCTCGCATGCTGATTTGTTCGATGTGAACCTTGAATGGGTTTTACTTCAATGATAATTTCGATTAATTAAGATATTCGTGAATAATTCATTTGGATTTCACCCAGGCTATTGAAAGGTTAACACAGGGGTTAACATACATTTTCAAGCTCATAAACCAGCATTACTTTCTCTCATATTTAGAAAAATCTCAAATACAAAGGAGTTTACACAAAATACATTGATACAGTTTACGTATAAACTAACAATCAGTTTTGGTAATATTGCTCATCTCTTTGACAATATCCAATATGTTTgtggaaaaaattaatgtgGGTGAATATATTCTAAAAGAAAGCGTGGATTTGGAATACCTTCACATACGTATCCCTGTCCGAGAAGTCCCCACACCAAATCTGAACAATGGTGACAATAGGAGGGCTTATGAAAATTCTTCTTGAGAAAGTAATGTCCATGACTCCCAGTTGTTGGCCATGGATCCTCTCCGCCAGTTGCCATTTTTCTCAAAGTTGTCGATAACacgaattcaattaatttcaaCGATTGTCTCTTTCACTTTGCGTGGGTGCAAATATTTGTAACTTGAAAAATACGACGCTCATTCACACCAGACTGTGTTCACACTTATCAAGTCGAACAGGGTATTTAAAGTTTGAAGCAGTTACCACAAAGACACGTTAAAGCACCACTAGGCAAAATCGTTCCTTTTGCACAAACCAGTGAAACCACTGACACTAACTGCCGCTACACAATGTTATCTATAGGTCATTAATTAACGATGCCATATGAGATTATCCATATTTCTTAACCTCACTGAACTGACTAATGTAACAGTGACTTccagtttttggttttttgcttTTCGCCGATTCTGATTGATAATCAAACTGCATTGATAATGAGCACATCACATCAGCAGAGAAGTAGCTACAACAACTAAAATTGTAAAGGCCTGGAAACCTAATGTGATCGACCAACTTCAAAGAAAACCGCACTCCTACGCGATATGAACACTACACTTCCTACAAACTATCACTTTAATCTAGAAAGGAtacgaaatgttttttgttgaaatcattcacatGACTAGTAGCCGAACTTAAATACGTGATAATTTACTTTATTCGCAGCACTCTTCGGATAGTTAAAGAGAAGTGATTAGAACAAGTGAGTAGAACTGGATCACGTCATTCTGTTGAACAACTATTTGATTGAATGACTCTTAAAATTGTGTTTAATCAAGTAGCATCAGCTACAGCTACACAATCTCGGCAGGAACTAAGGTTGAGCAGGGTTGATGGGGGTTGAGGTGTGAGAACTGGAAAGAAAACTGAGAACCAGCCGAAGCCCGAAGGAAGGAAGGATCGTCAACTTGTCATCCTAGCGGCGAAAATTCACAACCTATCAGTCTATCATTAGCCACTGTTGCCAATTGGGCTAGTAATATTAGTTAACATATTCAATTTCACACTTTATATCTTTTATTAAAATGATTGTTTGTGCGGTACTAAACAGCCAAAACCATCATTGTATgtatccacaaaaaaaaagaaacgacccAAAACGGTCATAGCAGAAAAGTGGCGGCGGGAATAGTATACAAGACAACTTCGGAACCCTCAAAAACTTGACagttccttttctctctcaagaATGCCTAACAATTAATCAATAACACGTTCTAAAGCGGGAACCCATCGCTTCAAAACTACCACATTTAAGAGGAATTGTTCTATGCACgcaggagaagaaaaatcaggTTCAGCCTGAATAAGTACAGCATTGCAGAGCAAGAGTTcctgaaaacaaaacaggaaaaGAAGGTACATTGAAAAAAAGTAACGACAGAAAGTTATTCTAACTGTCTTTACCTTTGATACAGATTCTGTAATACGGTTAGCAGTGGCAAGTTGGACCCAACTGTCAGTAGTTTCAATTACAGTATTCAAGTTACCAACTAGGACAGAATATGTTGCATGGTGAAACTCAGGACCTTGTTTGTATAATACTGCAATGGTGAAGGACAAAAATGTAAACCAATGTGAATTTTGGGAGAGGAAATTAGTGTCAAATACTGAAATCAGTGCCAAATTTGATCCCTGATCGGACTACCCAACCAGCCATCCGAAAATGTTGATAAGAGAGATAccttcaataataataaaaactcaTTAATAACACCTGAAATTAATAATCAAACTAGAGAATTTATGTTGAATGTTTCTAGGCTACAGTTTcatttataaaattaaaaaaagaaacagaaatattttaaagaacAATTGAGAATTTAATGGAGACTTAATCTTATACCATACCGAGGCAGAAAGTTACTGgtggattttttaaacaacttcCAAATTTCATCAAGATTCAAGAATATGCCTTGAAATTTTACTTGCAAACATCCCACGacataacttaaaaaaaaggcctCCTCAAGCATGAGGTTAGAAGTTTCATCAACATCACTAtattaataaatcaatattaaatgacaacaaaataaaactatcCATAAAATTTAAGATGATTGTACCTATAAATACatgatttgaaatttggtACACTTCTCGATAGATTTCCTTTTCCATAGCCTCCCTAAAGTGAATGAAGATAAAAGTTAATGCATTAGTTTCATTAGTTGTAGATTTTTTGTTGGGGCCTTACATTAGAATACAATAATTGCTTCTGTTGCATATCTTCTATAACTATACTGTCACCGTTAAAGGAACCgacaataaaatttttcggaaaaggCGTAGGAGAATAAATCAAGTTATGAAATCCTCTCTTAcgtttaaagaaattttcgtTGGACATTCTTAATGGTTTGCGAAAATAATTCGTTGAGTCAAATTAGTCAGTAACTAATAATAACTGCTCAAATAACGTAGCATATGAATGTGATGTTGAGTTTTTAAATCTTAACCGGAGTTGAAGCATAGACTACGAAGTCTTGTAGTCTATGGTTGTAGCAGACGGTTGTTAGATCAGAGACAAAAACAAAGATGAGTTTGATCTTCTGGTTTGATAACTTGATTGGTTTCAGAGGTTTTCAAGGCAGAGCTATCTCGGTGATTTTATCTGGACTCTGGAGTTCCGCGAGTTCTTATAAGAAAGCCTTGAAAGGCTTGAATATCGCGACACGACAGTGAAAAACCATGGAAAAACTgagctaagatatcgatataTGTCGCTTACCCAACCCCCGCGTTACCCCTACTCCTACCCCTACACACCCGCTGTGGCGCTCTCGCGAACCGTCCAGGCAGGAACACACttccagagaaaaaaggcGATGGCCATTTAGCCAATGGGAGGGCTCCCTATATGAGTACTTCTACCATTAATCCATTATTCTATAGCTTAGGTTTAGTCTCCGCCCCTGCGTCAAGCAAACAAAAGTACTTGCCGTCCGCACACAGACACAGGATAGGACTAGGATACCTCTCCATCTCCATACCCCTGCTAGGAGTAAGACGGGCAGGACATGGCGGTCTCCTTGTAAACACCCGCTTAGCTTAACATCATGCTTTGCAGTTTGCACCCCAATACACAGAGGGCAGACGGAACGCGTGTGAAACACCACGAATGCTTCTCCAGTTTTCGTTCTTAGCTGCTCGAATTTCCCTTTTCTCGTCCATGCTTTTCTCTCCAGTCCCTCCGTTTCGTCGTCTGCCTCTTCGCGTTGCCAGATTTTACCCTTTAGGCctttatttttacctttggCGCCGGTGCGCCACAACGCGGAACAacgagttttttgtttttttcaattgtggtTCTGGTTTCGCGTAAATTTGCGTTTCGCGTTTCTTTtatagagaaagaagaaataaatgatataattattaattatgaaataatttaccCCTGCCACGGCTTTAATAGATATAGAGTTGCGATATACAATTTACAATTATGATATAATGacccctactactactataccagagctatagactcctggtcggttcacggctgtgttggcttccccatCCCGGTTTCAGAGTAAACGTAAGCCAATTTGGAAACTGGAATGAGCGCTCTggtgagtgtgtcagctactacgctcagctacttttgagagcctagatggctctgtttccagtttccacttcaaaattctgACAGGCCCCGCCCTAAAATCTCTGAAAATCGGCttacgtttaccctgaaaccgggatggggaagccaacacagccgtgaaccgaccaggagtctatagctctgacTATACTACGGCTCCTTTTTTATATGGGAtacttcaaaatattttttttctcattttttctctttcaatttcCCAAATATGGAAGAATGGACAATGGAGGAGttctgaaaatatttttttttttatttaactttgTGTCAGAGATGAAgtttaaagataaaaaataggttAGTTATTAGAAGTCTGAACTCTGAACCCTAGAACTTCCTGATGAACGTGTGCCGCTGTACTAAATACAACTTAGATAGCTAATAGTAatcattttataaaaaattaactaTTTTTAATAAGAAGCCTaacaaatctatttttttattgcgtgtttcttgttttttactaGTTGTAGTTGATGCTTTAGGTGGCAATATCAATAGCCAGATGGCGTAACGTCATCTGTTTTTGTTCCCATTGGCCATGCCATTGGCTCTCGCCGATAAAAAGGATGGGGATTTTGGCCCGCAGCCGCAAGCATGGCTTAACCATTTTAACACCCAGCGTAGTGATGTCGATAATTCACCCACTCGGCCAACTCGGGTACTATACGCCCCTACCCGGGTGAACACCCGGGTAACGGGTAGCGGGTAGAACGTTGCCAAATAATACCAAATATGTCAAACTCCAAACGTTGTATTCCTttcagaaattcaaaaaaatagacAGAAATCATATCTTCTTGCAATTGTTATGTGACGAATAAATGTTTCTTCTTACATAAATAAGTCAACAATTAATTAATGTTTTATTGCAGTAAGCAATCGAGTATGctcattaaaataaataacttcTTGTACTGAGTTAAAGgctaaaaattcttttcgtaGGGAGTtacattaaaagaaataaataaacttaagACACAAAGtggaataattactttcaagaTGTTTAAGATTAGAAGCCACAACGCCAACCAGTGAAGCCTTTTCGGCAGTTAGATTTGTTCTTCGATCGGTTACAACTAAACCCATCTTGCTGAATATACGTTCACATGGCACGGAATTCATGATGATGCAAAGATATCTGCGCACGAGGACCACCAGACGTGGATATCTATCCCGTCTCTCCTTCCACCATTCCAATGGATCAAGCTGATAGCCGAGGGCTGTTTCAGATAAATAGTTGTCAACTTCATTCCTCGAAGCAGTTTTCCGGCCAGCGCCGGAACTAGGCATTCGCTGACTGCAGTTCTGGAAGGTGGTGGCCATGACTGATTCAATGCACGGACGAAGTTTCGAAAAGCCACGCTGTCACTCATGCTGAAAGGCTGGTAATCGGCACACACCAACATGGCAAACAGACGATCCAGGCGGAGATTTTCTTTAGTGGAGACACGTTGTTGTCGTTTTTTCCCCGACgattctataaaaaaaaatattaaaataaatgaaatgtaacaataataatttgaaatactTTTGCCAGATGCACAGCCAGGTTCCTTCTTGTGTACAGTTCGAAGATGATGAATCATATTTGTCGTAGACCCACCCGAGCGGTCTATAAGTTTTTCGCAGAGCTTACGCGTGGCTTTGCTTCTACTTGTCCCATCAGTGGTGAAGTACTGCCAAACTTTACTTTCCAAATTTTCGTTAGGTTCATCATGGTCACCTTCCTTCAGAATaaagtaaagaaattaaaaaatgatatgCATCAAAAGTAAAGAATGTACTGTACCACTATGCCAATCTCATCCATCAATGATCTGAAATCATCTGCATCGTTTTCAGTTTGAATTTGAACGTCCTGAAGGACGAAATCGATGTTGGACAAGTTGTCGTCGGGTAAAGAGCCACCAGAACTCACACTCGCCATTCTCAAAAATTCAATGCTGAATATTccaatataaatttaaaaaattaataaatgagTAACACGTGAAAGGtcttaacttttaaaatttgaacaatGAATACTGCGCAGTAATGTTTGGCTTGGTGTgtctttttgccaaaaaatgttATGCTTTCTGTGAAAAAATATGGAACGCTTGTTTACCAGTCAACTAATGACGTCCTCAATTACAAGAAAATATCTCAGCTTTCAattgcaaatttttcaaacagtgccctacaattatttaaaattatacGTTTTTATGCCCAAGCATTTTAATTCTACCATCTTCCCCAAAAAATACTGCACAATTGtcacacaataaaaaaaccgATGGGCTATGCATAAATACTTGTGAAAACGTGCTTAACATGAACTTACCTGAAATGCCGAGCTACTCACATGAGCAGAACTCACGAACAGTGAACAATCAAATGAGAAAGATGAGGAGAAAAAATGGAGCGAAATAAAGTCGTGAAAACATGTTGCCAGTTTTTAAGAAGAATTTCATAAAAACTACAGTTTCATTTCCTAAGTTttaaattacttttattttttgttctttaacaTACATTAATAGTTTAAtgtgttgttttattattgcatcaaaaaataaaatattttataacgATTTGACATCTACCCGATCTACTCGATTTTCACCCGAGTAGACGGGTAGTTATCGATATCACCCGGGTACACCGGGTATCGAGTAGAGTCGACGGGTAGAACTCGACATCACTAACCCAGCGCTAGCACAGTATTAACTTACATGCTGTGATTTTGTAATTAAGGTAGCaagcatttcttttaaatttaattatgtcGGAGTTAAATTCAATCGTCCTTGAAGAATATGGCCCAAATTTCCGAGTTCTTAAAAGGAATGACCAGACTTGTGAATTGCAAACAATAATTCGTGACAGGTATTCATCATTTTAGGGTAAAGTTACTAGGCTTATGaacttaataataaaaaaaaaaaaattaaaaattttgccacatttaaaatgtttttggctatTCTTTATAGTTCCTTTTGAATCCCTTGATGGTACAATTTTGGGCATTCGTGCAACCTAGAAATGATAGACTTATATTGTTAATGTCATCTCTGTTACATGAAACgtgaatttttcttgatttatttctattgtaGGAACACTAACCGcaatgatttcaaattttatgcaGACAGATTGGTACTTTTTGGTCACCTAACTACATTtgtcaaaacattttattaaaattttgttttaaaagattCGCCTTGTAATAGAAGAAAGCCTGAATCAACTTCCATATTCACCAACTTCTGTTATTACTCCTATTGGATTTCCATATGAAGGACTACAATTTGAGAAAGGAAATTGTGGAGTATCAATtgtcagaagtggagaggctatGGAGCAGGTATATGGCAACTTACAATTTGGCAAACTTATGTATTGCATTATTTGCTTAATGAAACTAATTTTATCTTCCCAAAGGGATTAAGGGATTGTTGTAGGTCAATgagaattggaaaaatattgATTGATTCTGATCATGATACACATGAAGCTAAAGTTGTATATGCTAAATTTCCTGAAGACATTGCTCAAAGGAAAGTGCTTCTTATGTATCCAATTATGAGtaagtatttgtttttatcctgctgttttctgtctgtttAATAAGCATTAGGACTTTTCACATTAGATTTTTCAATGAATATGAACTATTTTGAAGTTTATAAATAAGTGAGAATAATAAGCATAAAAACTTTTAGTGCTAAGTTGAAAAGTGCAGTACTTCACAATTAATAAAGCTGCAACACTTTTCTTGTCTTACCAGTTGTTTCCTGAATCTATCCTTGCTCTATTAACAAtcgctaaagaaaaaaagccacaTTAAAACTACAAAATGTGGATCTCATGCCAgaagtaaaatttgaaaaaatcttgATCCAAGTCAGATTAACTCATAATTATAGTTCTATACAGCAAAACTTGAAAGCATATTATGATTGATTTCTGAAAGTTTAAATTTTGCTGTGCTAATGTTTTCAAATTGTGGTTAAACACATCTATAACTTGAAAGAGGCCAAGAGGCCACATGTATTTGAAAGGTTCGATTCAACTGTTAGTAACAACACGATATAATaggatatatatttttatatcgtGATAACATCACATTAGATAGTTCATCTAGGAAGAGAGAAGAGcagaaaatcagttttcaaatCTCTGTTCACATTCAACCCCAAATAGTTAAGTAAATTGCTCATTATTACGATAACGGTTAAGTCGCACTATCAATTTGTTAAGCAAAATTCGAGTTTAGAAGATGCTGATATAGaagttcatttgttttcaggtACTGGTAATACGGTGGTCAAGGCAGTTAGTGTACTAAAAGACCACTCGGTACTCGAAGAAAACATAGTCCTTGCCAATCTCTTCTGCACTCCACCAGCTACCCAAACAATAGTGACGGCTTTTCCTCAAGTATCAACTTATCATGATGAGCATGTTTGATAAACTAATGATAATAATTCTTTTGTATGATATAGAtgaaaattttgacctctGAGATTCATCCAGTTGCACCTAATCATTTTGGACAAAAATACTTTGGAACTGATTGATTATACTGAAATGTctaattttctgtttcttgtttacTCATTCGGGTTATAATGAAGAATTGCAACTCTAGGCTATACATCAACCGATATTAGGGCCGTCAGTTTTAGGGAGTAGTTTCTgcgttgatttttaaatttttttttacgaagaaTAATTGGAATTTGTAATTGACAGTTAggtgagaaattttttttattgttcgcCGTTGATTTGTAATTATTACTATTATGGACATTGTCCGCGGATCGATTTCCGTTTTTTCATATATGCAAATTGTATTTGTTAAATGAAAGCGGGATGAGTGTATTAGAGGAAATAgacttaaaacaaaattctttgacATGCTCCATAGGTTGCGTTTACGAATCCCGGCATGCGAGCTTCATTTCCTAATAAAAATAGTAATTTTGAGGTCGTCGAGCACTTATGTTTAGGTTAGGGGGTATCGCATATGTGAAAAATGGGCATGGTGGATCGTAGGCAAACGACATATCCTGTCGTCCATTgatatttatgtttttcttagtaaaaaaaacGTAGAGCCTACAGTACGTGGCCTATACGTTCGCACATATACTATGTTTTtacgccaaaaaagaaaaacagacccCTCCCCGGTGGTTTGCCGGTGGTATACGGATTGTCCTACCCCTCTGTTTAATTTAATAGCTTTCATACTCAATTATAAACTTCTTTTGACAGAGAAATCGTTgcacgttttatttttatttcttccctcATTAGTTCTTTCTTCGGCTAACGATATTGTAACGAAGCGTTTTCGCAATACGTTACAATATCGTCAAGGATTTGAGACTATCTTTGCGACGAGGTGTTTCGGCATCTCGGTAATATAAGCGAAAGTAAAGTCAGACCCGCATTAAATATGAGCTGGGAATAACATCCTTTCAACCGGATTGACTATTAGTGGGAATTTTACTGCTTATTCATTAGATAAGTTACATTCTGAAGATATGCGTGAATTGTGACCGTGAGACCAACTCCGACTGACTAGCAGATATAGCCTACATGCACTCATGTGTTGAAACATCATGCAGTAAAAAATCACACCAAGGTAACCAAAGTGTGGTTTAGACGCGCCCCAGttagactttaaaaaatgacataaaaaaCATACTACCATACTTCGCCGTAAGACAGAATTATCTAGCGAGAAAACATTTATTACGATAAAACCGGAGAATCGCGCTAAGATCTTTTATCAACTTTGCCATGCGTTATCGTCTGCtcttcaaaattatttgaaataattgtgTGTATTTCGAAAATATTTCGATTATATATAATTTCCCGTAGGGATTCTGTACAGGTTTTTTTGTATACGGGAGGAATTTTGCACACACGGAGGGTTAGTtcgaaatttcaacaaaagatGGCTTTGTGATTTACTTTTTCGGCAAAAGATggtgggtcggtcgaatgtttCACAAATGTCACCAATAGGTGGCtctgatttcaaatttcaccAATAGATGGCGGCTTTGATTGGGGTGAGTTTGAACTACGCGCTTAGAAGTTTCCCCCTCTATGCTACCTAGTCGAGTCGAGTTCGAGCATGTATCTTGCTTGCATCGGCTAAAACCGGTAAATGTTATTAGCAAATAGCCAAATAGCTTTTGTTTATATCATGGTTTATATACTGCCACTCCAGCCACCAGCCAACTATACTCTCCAGCCGTCAGCGTCCAGCCATTAACATTTATCCAGAAATACAGTGAATCACAAGAAGAGTGGCTCACAGAATTTGCATTTCAGGGAAGtgtactaaattttaaaaactatccGTCACATCCAGATTCCTTCAAGGAggagaaaaatgtaatgtaaaactgaatcaaatagtttttttaaaatcagaagttgatcaaaatttgtttcttagtGGTCGTTAAATTGGACAAATCAAACACAGGCTACAACAGCTGGATGAATTTTAAGAGCATGTGAGTGACCACAAGGTACTTTTGAGTTTTGATGGTTATGACTTTGTCTCATGAGTTACACAAATTAGTCATGAACTCCAACAGGCCTGGGATTTAGATCAAAGAGTCAAAGCCCTAAAAACTAATTCAGGTATTTGTCTGTTGAAAATGTTTAAGTTAATTTATCGCTCAtcaatatttatgtttttattctttttcagtgCTCTattattctgttttaaacTCACCCCTTTGCTTTTTATCTGAGCAAATTTGTCCTCATTACATATATTCTTCATAATTTTGGTTAACTGGTTGTTTGAAGGCATTGCTGATAAAGATATTAGGTAAAATTTAGCCATGATATTCTTCTCGGAAACAAGTCTAATTGTCTCATTTATCATCTATAGGCTTGTTGGTTTAGGAAATTGGATACATCTACACTGGTTTCTCCCAGTATTGGCAGTGAGAAAATGTCTGGGAAACCACTAAGGGCAAGATCAACAACTGTGAAGGAATGGATCAAGGCGTTGGCCCATCATCTATGGCATGTCATTTCCCCGGTTGGGACCATCACCTTGCTCGAGTACGAGGCCTCTTGTGGAATATCGTCAAATCTCTGCCAATGAGCCATCTCCTTCCTATTCATCAACATGTACTTCGTTGAGGTAAGCCGTTTATCTCGCCGTTTATTCGTTGATTAACCATTGGAACGGCcatttagattttaaaatttcatttttcagagACTTGGAGAGTTGGAGAATTGTAGCCTCTTCCGTTATGCCATTTTTGTCGCGATGCATTTGAAATCGTCACCATCTTTTGCGTTTGTCGCGTAGCGTTTGTGGAAGACATCCTCGGCCGTCATATCGGACAAGAAAAATACGAGCAGTGCGAGCGTTTCCTCGTCGAAAAACTTTGCGTTCCGTCTCAGTGGATTGATAAATGTCGGGCAGTTAAGGCGCTCTATGCGTTTCATCCGAAACTTCAGGCCACGTCCCTGCTTGCCGACCTTGAACTTTACAGCCAAGCACACGACGTAATTTGTGATGAACTTGCTCCGGAAGCTATCCTGTCTGAAACCTATCTGGAGTTAGAGGAACTCTTGGCTCTCTTGGCTGACCCGGAACGATTCAGTACGATTGCCGATTGGTACACAATAGGGGCAAAGTTCATTGGAATTATATCGCAGTCGTAAAACACGTAGATGGAATTTAAATGCAGGTAAGAGaatacttttgtttttttctttctttgattatGGCCATATCTGTAAATTGAAATTCGTTTCACGCAGGATAATTCCAGTGAAAAGGAAATGCAGCTATAGAATCTCTGCAAGTTGGTGTCCTCTCTTCTCGTATTCTCCACCAAGCATAGGCTTGTTCGCGCGGAAATAGCCCAGAAAGCggcttaaatttttaaaaacattattgGACTCCAGTTAAAGTTGCTTATTGAAGTAAAAAATTCCTGGTCATTTTAGctcaaatttatttgatctCTATTAGTCGGTCAGCGCATCAGAGGAAATTGTAGTTCACCCTCGTTCTGTCCTAATTTCATAACTCCGTCAGCTTCCTGTGACGCAGGATTACTCGCTCTAAGAGCTTAACAACGTTGTTCGTGCGTACTTTCTCGAAAGTTTTGAATGTTCAAAAGGTGCCAAGTTAAAAAGAtcctgtatttttttcttttattataa
It includes:
- the LOC124343028 gene encoding tRNA-splicing endonuclease subunit Sen2-like isoform X2; translation: MSNENFFKRKRGFHNLIYSPTPFPKNFIVGSFNGDSIVIEDMQQKQLLYSNGGYGKGNLSRSVPNFKSCIYRYLSYQHFRMAGWVVRSGIKFGTDFILYKQGPEFHHATYSVLVGNLNTVIETTDSWVQLATANRITESVSKELLLCNAVLIQAEPDFSSPACIEQFLLNVVVLKRWVPALERVID
- the LOC124343028 gene encoding tRNA-splicing endonuclease subunit Sen2-like isoform X1 → MSNENFFKRKRGFHNLIYSPTPFPKNFIVGSFNGDSIVIEDMQQKQLLYSNGGYGKGNLSRSVPNFKSCIYSDVDETSNLMLEEAFFLSYVVGCLQVKFQGIFLNLDEIWKLFKKSTSNFLPRYLSYQHFRMAGWVVRSGIKFGTDFILYKQGPEFHHATYSVLVGNLNTVIETTDSWVQLATANRITESVSKELLLCNAVLIQAEPDFSSPACIEQFLLNVVVLKRWVPALERVID
- the LOC124341756 gene encoding uracil phosphoribosyltransferase homolog — protein: MSELNSIVLEEYGPNFRVLKRNDQTCELQTIIRDRNTNRNDFKFYADRLIRLVIEESLNQLPYSPTSVITPIGFPYEGLQFEKGNCGVSIVRSGEAMEQGLRDCCRSMRIGKILIDSDHDTHEAKVVYAKFPEDIAQRKVLLMYPIMSTGNTVVKAVSVLKDHSVLEENIVLANLFCTPPATQTIVTAFPQMKILTSEIHPVAPNHFGQKYFGTD